The Chanodichthys erythropterus isolate Z2021 chromosome 12, ASM2448905v1, whole genome shotgun sequence genome contains a region encoding:
- the LOC137031481 gene encoding uncharacterized protein isoform X5 — protein MNPGEQDPTGNTLPTGSSFNTSSLFSARLSPCFDPTSPSPSSLSPCPVMSASSPSRLSPLSSSPSRLSPSSHFISSYSPVRLSPCPTCDPSTSPTRVSPCPMPLSPSVVLKKPIHISSFSQTGQSLEQENQTHSSSTSNINTVDTSLNSPQLKPVKTISQIETTIRQLPTDKDKPLRSADFRGKTWPINSKISRFTPISSTERSVRSIPITNARGHKKQTGLQQDPFRPQPQEKLKQNSNICNQVSKPSTVESLSPKNLRHVEKSESRPQNLTGYQKKRQSQDPTLVRIRLGLIKTGRIINSAAHLSNLEKIKGSSEENNLKIQSDGHPAVSEKLQQPIHSKIMLGAAKQIIRPTMMCQKLQNHPQASAEGKRQLYKQSTPTNPVSLPKATTSQKDIFQELKNGSSPKEYGELVSSSSSTRQNRASEDCNTTINSSQNNQTSANDNQESKLKIRPQSTASETETSVITSHYNNASDQCGRMSCFQFPLKSPRSFTECGQLSRICRPVIKRTSDSRPTYFKTPQAWRRSSSNQTANTGRDVRNSSQNRCNLSDSDSSKSSSSEATLHEDYRFGRKYRGARLYKKCATSCPAKFVGKKHDATVHPDLSGSPSTHTNSEILECSIAGCMLQCPFTLDQQQESKNTLHTTDCDRFREVTHPWLREQEDPPPLQPSVAAGKRSGADVQSCPEECVSTDMSEIVPPEVRPKPAVPAKPSHVAPPSGTPFLPSPQGTAGEGQGSGRGSALLGYIGIDTIIEQMRKKTMKTGFDFNIMVVGQSGLGKSTLVNTLFKSQVSRRSTGWSRDEKIPKTVEIKSVSHVENPNHCEFSLLRDFMIRSHLQDLKEVTHNIHYETYRAKRLNANGGLHPISSSGHDTQESNL, from the exons ATGAACCCAGGGGAGCAAGACCCAACTGGAAACACATTACCTACAGGATCTTCCTTCAACACATCCTCTCTGTTCTCAGCAAGACTCTCTCCATGTTTTGACCCTACTTCTCCTTCCCCTTCCAGTCTCTCGCCATGTCCAGTTATGTCAGCCTCCTCTCCCTCCCGTCTCTCACCTTTATCCTCTTCTCCTTCTCGTCTCAGTCCATCGTCCCACTTTATTTCATCTTACTCTCCTGTTCGTCTGTCTCCTTGTCCCACATGTGACCCATCTACCTCACCCACTAGAGTGTCCCCCTGTCCCATGCCTCTTTCCCCCTCGGTTGTCTTAAAAAAGCCCATCCACATTTCCTCCTTCAGTCAGACCGGCCAAAGCTTGGAACAAGAGAACCAGACGCACAGTTCTTCAACCAG CAACATCAATACAGTGGATACATCCCTGAATTCACCACAATTGAAGCCAGTAAAGACCATTTCTCAAATAGAGACAACAATTAGACAGTTACCAACTGACAAAGACAAACCATTACGTTCTGCTGATTTCCGTGGTAAAACATGGCCAATAAACAGCAAAATATCTAGATTTACACCCATTTCATCCACTGAGAGAAGCGTCAGATCAATCCCCATAACCAACGCGAGGGGTCACAAAAAGCAAACTGGCCTACAACAAGATCCATTCAGACCTCAACCGCAAGAGAAACTAAAACAAAATTCGAACATCTGCAACCAAGTTAGCAAGCCTTCAACGGTTGAAAGCTTAAGCCCTAAAAATCTCAGACATGTTGAAAAAAGTGAAAGCAGACCACAAAATTTAACCGGATATCAAAAGAAGCGCCAATCGCAGGACCCTACTTTAGTTCGAATCCGGCTTGGATTGATTAAAACAGGGAGGATTATAAACTCTGCTGCCCACTTGTCTAATCTGGAGAAGATCAAGGGAAGCAGTGAAGAGAACAACCTAAAAATTCAGAGCGATGGACATCCTGCTGTTTCAGAAAAGTTACAACAGCCCATTCATTCAAAGATAATGTTAGGGGCAGCCAAGCAGATAATAAGACCTACCATGATGTGTCAGAAACTTCAAAACCACCCACAAGCTTCAGCTGAAGGAAAGAGACAACTTTACAAACAATCAACACCTACAAATCCAGTCTCATTACCTAAAGCTACAACAAGCCAAAAGGATATTTTTCAAGAACTGAAAAATGGAAGTTCTCCAAAGGAATACGGTGAACTGGTTTCATCAAGCTCATCAACAAGGCAAAACAGAGCTTCAGAGGACTGTAACACCACGATTAACTCCTCCCAAAACAATCAAACCAGTGCCAATGACAACCAAGAGTCTAAACTAAAGATCAGGCCGCAGTCCACAGCTTCCGAGACAGAGACGTCCGTCATCACATCCCATTACAATAATGCATCAGATCAGTGCGGCCGAATGAGCTGCTTCCAGTTCCCTTTGAAGAGTCCCAGATCATTCACTGAATGTGGTCAGCTGAGCAGAATCTGTAGACCAGTGATCAAAAGAACATCTGACAGTAGACCTACATACTTCAAAACTCCTCAGGCATGGAGAAGATCTTCCTCCAACCAAACAGCAAACACAGGAAGGGATGTTAGAAATTCATCTCAAAATAGATGCAACCTTTCAGATTCAGATTCTTCTAAATCTTCTTCAAGCGAAGCGACCTTGCATGAAGATTACAGATTCGGAAGAAAATACAGAGGTGCACGGTTATACAAAAAGTGTGCTACTAGTTGTCCAGCTAAATTTGTTGGCAAGAAACATGATGCCACTGTTCACCCGGACCTCTCTGGCAGCCCAAGCACACACACTAACTCTGAAATACTGGAATGTTCCATTGCTGGATGCATGCTGCAGTGTCCATTCACTCTAGATCAACAACAAGAGTCCAAAAACACACTTCATACTACAGATTGTGACAGATTTAGAGAAGTAACCCACCCGTGGTTAAGAGAGCAAGAAGACCCCCCACCATTACAGCCATCTGTAGCCGCAGGCAAGAGGAGTGGAGCTGACGTACAGTCCTGCCCTGAAGAATGCGTGTCTACAG ACATGTCAGAAATTGTGCCCCCTGAAGTGAGACCTAAACCTGCCGTCCCAGCTAAGCCCTCTCATGTGGCACCGCCCTCTGGCACTCCCTTTTTGCCTTCACCCCAAGGAACGGCGGGTGAAGGTCAAGGGTCAGGTCGAGGATCTGCATTGCTTGGATACATCGGTATAGACACCATCATCGAGCAGATGCGGAAGAAGACCATGAAGACAGGATTTGACTTCAACATCATGGTGGTTG GTCAGAGTGGTCTTGGGAAGTCCACTTTAGTGAATACTCTCTTCAAGTCACAGGTGAGCAGGAGGAGCACAGGCTGGAGTCGTGATGAGAAGATTCCAAAGACTGTGGAGATTAAATCTGTCTCGCATG
- the LOC137032361 gene encoding small integral membrane protein 45-like: MPWMFLDWFVPVYLLVSVLVLAGFGACLYFLEPGLQDAHKWSNKSMRHQPLAPTRQTHCRDDDSNALL; this comes from the coding sequence ATGCCTTGGATGTTTCTAGACTGGTTCGTCCCCGTCTATCTGCTGGTCTCAGTCCTGGTCCTGGCCGGTTTCGGAGCGTGTCTGTATTTTCTGGAGCCTGGTCTTCAGGATGCCCACAAGTGGAGCAACAAGTCAATGAGACACCAGCCGCTGGCTCCCACAAGGCAAACACACTGCAGAGATGACGACAGCAACGCCTTGTTATGA
- the serhl gene encoding serine hydrolase-like protein, whose translation MIPAFTSLRHFGTTTMRRAASEFRLTVPWGEMRGQVWGPSHGRPVLCLHGWADNSGTFNTLIPLLPKDWRFIAIDFPGHGLSSHRPDGCFYAFPLYVADVRRVVEALQWKRFSIIGHSMGGNVAGMFSALYPEMVEAVVLLDTFGFLPTEVPDMFKNMRKGINDQIHYDNKMDERKEKVYTYEKAKERLKIANPVLSDHSADILLERAVREVEGGFIFTRDFRINLKNIVNISMQQGLYMLSLIKARVMLLLANEGLFKTFTLPNGYGDMIRKSWTDQKATIIDIEGDHHIHLNKPESVASIITDFLQSHSPDKTESECDNNQTSKL comes from the exons ATGATTCCTGCGTTCACAAGTCTCAGACACTTTGGCACAACTACAATGAGAAGAGCAG CGTCTGAGTTCCGACTGACTGTCCCATGGGGAGAGATGAGAGGTCAGGTTTGGGGTCCTTCTCATGGTCGTCCTGTGCTGTGTTTGCACGGTTGGGCTGACAACAGCGGGACGTTCAATACTCTGATTCCATTGCTTCCTAAAG ACTGGAGATTCATAGCCATTGATTTTCCAGGTCATGGTCTCTCGTCTCATAGGCCTGATGGATGCTTTTATGCCTTTCCTTTGTATGTGGCAGATGTTCGGCGAGTTGTAGAAG CTCTTCAGTGGAAGCGATTCTCTATTATTGGACACAGTATGG GTGGGAATGTGGCGGGAATG TTTAGCGCGTTATACCCTGAGATGGTTGAAGCTGTAGTTCTCTTGGATACTTTTGGATTCCTCCCGACAGAAGTG CCTGACATGTTTAAAAACATGAGAAAAGGGATAAATGATCAAATCCATTATGACAACAAGATGGATGAAAGGAAAGAGAAGGTGTACACGTACGAGAAAGCCAAAGAAAG GTTGAAGATTGCAAACCCCGTTCTTTCCGATCATTCCGCAGATATTCTGTTGGAGCGAGCAGTCAGAGAGGTTGAGGGAG GATTTATATTCACCAGAGACTTCAGGATCAACCTG aaaaacattgtaaatattAGTATGCAACAAGGCCTCTACATGCTGTCACTAATTAAAGCCAGAGTGATGCTACTGCT GGCAAATGAGGGTCTGTTCAAAACGTTTACTCTACCTAATGGATATGGTGATATGATTCGGAAGAGCTGGACTGATCAAAAA GCCACCATTATTGACATAGAAGGAGACCATCACATTCACCTCAACAAACCTGAGTCCGTGGCCTCCATAATCACTGATTTCCTTCAGTCACACAGTCCTGACAAAACAGAGAGTGAATGTGACAACAATCAGACTTCGAAATTgtaa
- the trappc5 gene encoding trafficking protein particle complex subunit 5, with the protein MEVRFTRGKSAILERSLTRPKTEVSVSAFALLFSEMVQYCQSRVYSVSELQARLADMGQGVGASLLDVLVMREKNGKRETKVLNILLFIKVNVWKSLFGKEADKLEQANDDDKTYYIIEKEPLINAYISVPKENSTLNCAAFTGGIVEAILTHSGFPAKVTVHWHKGTTLMIKFDEAVIARDKALDGR; encoded by the exons ATGGAGGTCCGCTTCACGCGAGGCAAATCTGCGATCCTCGAGCGCTCGCTCACGCGTCCTAAAACGGAGGTGAGCGTTAGCGCGTTCGCGTTGCTCTTCTCCGAGATGGTCCAATACTGTCAGAGCCGCGTGTACTCGGTGTCTGAGCTCCAGGCCCGGCTGGCTGACATGGGTCAAGGTGTTGGAGCCAGTCTTCTGGATGTGCTTGTGATGAGGGAGAAAAATGGGAAAAGGGAAACCAAAGTATTAAACATACTTCTATTTATTAAG GTAAATGTGTGGAAATCTTTGTTTGGAAAGGAGGCAGACAAACTGGAACAAGCCAACGATGATGACAAAACATACTACATCATTGAAAAGGAGCCTTTGATCAATGCCTACATATCAGTACCTAAAGAGAATAGCACTTTAAACTGTGCAGCCTTCACTGGTGGCATTGTGGAGGCTATCTTAACCCACAGTGGCTTCCCAGCCAAAGTCACTGTCCACTGGCATAAGGGAACCACACTGATGATCAAGTTTGATGAGGCGGTCATTGCTCGAGATAAAGCTCTTGATGGCAGATAG